The following coding sequences lie in one Armatimonadota bacterium genomic window:
- a CDS encoding alpha/beta hydrolase fold domain-containing protein, translated as MRSFHIPASSRRSGSLVVLIMAVLSPLALAQDDKMTPIPIPKQPGAIELGTGKLPEATAPESWHFQYGRKFARNVSVATLTPFLPPKSKATGAAVIVAPGGGFRTLSMENEGWDVAKALNKRGVAAFVLKYRLIPTPADLAEFAAPPRPGAGGPPRRPPSGDPSQAFAPQIADATAAFALVRSRAAEWNIDPTKVGMIGFSAGAMLTMSTALYGKDINPAFLGDIYGPLAAVKVPANAPPLFIALASDDPLMGNGGFGLIESWKAAKRPVEFHLYEQGGHGFGMYNKETTSTGWFEAFASWLRMHGFIKK; from the coding sequence ATGAGATCGTTTCATATTCCAGCATCCAGTCGTCGATCGGGGTCATTGGTAGTCCTGATCATGGCTGTGCTCTCCCCCCTCGCCCTCGCTCAAGACGACAAAATGACGCCGATTCCCATTCCCAAGCAACCCGGCGCGATCGAGCTTGGCACCGGAAAACTGCCCGAGGCCACCGCCCCCGAGTCATGGCACTTTCAGTACGGGCGCAAGTTTGCCCGCAACGTCAGCGTCGCCACCCTCACGCCGTTCCTGCCGCCCAAATCGAAGGCCACCGGCGCGGCCGTCATCGTCGCGCCCGGAGGCGGATTTCGCACGCTTTCCATGGAGAACGAAGGGTGGGATGTGGCCAAGGCCCTCAATAAAAGAGGTGTCGCCGCCTTTGTTCTGAAGTATCGCCTGATCCCGACTCCCGCAGACCTGGCCGAGTTTGCCGCCCCTCCGCGACCGGGAGCCGGCGGACCGCCGCGACGACCACCTTCCGGCGACCCTTCGCAGGCCTTCGCTCCGCAGATCGCCGATGCCACCGCCGCCTTCGCCCTCGTTCGGTCTCGCGCCGCCGAGTGGAATATTGATCCCACCAAGGTCGGCATGATCGGCTTTTCCGCCGGGGCCATGCTCACCATGTCGACCGCTCTGTACGGCAAGGACATCAATCCCGCTTTCCTCGGCGACATCTATGGCCCGCTCGCCGCCGTCAAGGTCCCGGCCAATGCTCCGCCGCTGTTCATCGCTCTCGCCTCCGATGACCCCCTCATGGGCAATGGCGGATTCGGCCTTATCGAGAGTTGGAAGGCGGCCAAACGGCCGGTCGAATTCCATCTCTACGAGCAAGGCGGCCACGGCTTCGGCATGTACAACAAGGAAACGACCAGCACCGGCTGGTTCGAGGCCTTCGCGTCGTGGCTCCGCATGCACGGCTTCATCAAGAAGTAG
- a CDS encoding ABC transporter substrate-binding protein, whose amino-acid sequence MWIATSIALSTIMSNPIAPGWSEVQPGVWRSEIGSHDRPTLTEAANAKPRRDRLADLPTANLPFRLDEIHLKKTRDYAVIQIPLQPGEKVYGLGLQMVGCNRRGGVFHLEVDHYASGHDRLHVPTPMYISSLGYAVLLNTSRPTNFYVGVGNQLADPKIPKFRDRNTDRKWDAQPDSGCVEASVQAPGLEAIVFTGPTAMDALRRYNLYCGGGAMPPLWALGFWHRTPSLATAQQVEDEVAEFARRGFPLDVVGLEPGWQSRSYPGSMEFDPGRFPDPAGFLRRMTGQGVHVNLWENPYVAPGTDLYNRLTPRFGSHTVWLGAVPDVYDKKASEIVRKFHTEKHLSLGVSGYKIDEVDGFDNWLWPDHATFPSGPDGLQMRQIYGVLWQELIDRMFREKGERTFGLVRGSNGAASRFNMAIYSDTYDAQQYLTALTNSPLVGTLWCAEIRSADTDQEWVRRMQMACLSPIAQLNAWDSGKKPWSYPVVEGLVREAMRLRESLAPYLYTTYAQYWRDGIPPIRPMCLVDGGLETDQYMLGDSLLVAPIRADQKSRTVRLPKGEWVDYQTGKPVGSGQITISPSLKDIPLFVRAGAAIPTHPTSDSGDQRASTSGAYVLRCYGPGPWQAEVYEDQGDGYGYEKGDFGIFDVHVSADEKQATATHRDGLRMSSTRTFSALIVNPGG is encoded by the coding sequence ATGTGGATCGCTACCTCAATAGCCCTGAGCACCATCATGTCTAACCCAATCGCTCCCGGATGGTCCGAAGTCCAGCCCGGTGTCTGGAGGTCCGAAATCGGCTCCCACGACCGGCCCACCCTCACCGAAGCCGCCAACGCCAAGCCGCGCCGCGACCGTCTCGCCGATCTCCCCACCGCCAATCTCCCGTTCCGGCTCGACGAAATCCACCTCAAAAAGACCCGCGACTACGCCGTCATCCAGATTCCCCTGCAACCGGGCGAAAAGGTCTACGGCCTCGGCCTGCAGATGGTTGGGTGCAACCGGCGGGGCGGCGTGTTCCACCTCGAAGTCGACCACTATGCCTCCGGCCACGACCGTCTGCATGTGCCGACTCCGATGTACATCAGCAGCTTGGGCTACGCCGTCCTGCTGAACACCTCGCGCCCCACCAACTTCTACGTCGGTGTCGGAAACCAACTGGCCGACCCCAAGATTCCCAAGTTTCGCGACCGAAACACCGACCGAAAGTGGGACGCCCAGCCCGATAGCGGCTGTGTCGAGGCCTCGGTCCAGGCGCCTGGTCTGGAGGCTATCGTCTTCACCGGACCGACGGCCATGGATGCCCTTCGGCGCTACAACCTGTACTGCGGCGGCGGGGCCATGCCGCCCCTGTGGGCCCTCGGATTTTGGCACCGAACCCCCTCGCTCGCCACCGCCCAGCAAGTCGAAGACGAAGTCGCCGAGTTTGCCCGCCGAGGCTTCCCGCTGGACGTGGTCGGCCTCGAGCCCGGATGGCAGTCGCGATCGTATCCCGGCAGCATGGAATTCGACCCTGGCCGATTCCCCGATCCGGCCGGATTCTTGCGGCGGATGACCGGCCAAGGCGTTCACGTGAACCTGTGGGAGAACCCCTACGTCGCCCCCGGCACCGATCTCTACAACCGCCTCACGCCCCGCTTCGGCTCGCACACCGTCTGGCTCGGCGCGGTGCCCGACGTGTACGACAAAAAGGCGTCCGAAATCGTCCGTAAGTTCCACACCGAAAAGCACCTCTCGCTAGGCGTCAGCGGCTACAAAATCGACGAGGTCGACGGCTTTGACAACTGGCTGTGGCCCGACCATGCCACCTTCCCATCCGGCCCCGACGGACTCCAGATGCGGCAAATCTACGGCGTGCTTTGGCAGGAGCTCATCGACCGGATGTTTCGCGAGAAAGGCGAGCGCACCTTCGGCCTCGTGCGAGGGTCCAACGGCGCCGCCAGCCGCTTCAATATGGCGATCTACAGCGACACTTACGACGCCCAGCAGTACCTGACCGCCCTGACCAATAGCCCGCTGGTGGGGACGCTTTGGTGCGCCGAAATTCGGAGCGCCGACACCGACCAAGAATGGGTCCGCCGGATGCAGATGGCCTGCCTCTCGCCGATCGCTCAGCTCAACGCGTGGGACAGCGGCAAAAAGCCGTGGAGCTACCCGGTGGTGGAGGGCCTGGTGCGCGAGGCGATGCGCCTGCGCGAGTCGCTAGCGCCCTACCTGTACACCACTTACGCGCAGTATTGGCGCGACGGAATCCCGCCCATCCGGCCGATGTGCCTGGTCGATGGCGGCCTGGAAACCGACCAATACATGCTCGGAGACAGCCTGCTCGTCGCCCCGATTCGGGCCGATCAGAAGTCGCGAACCGTCCGCCTACCCAAGGGCGAATGGGTTGACTATCAAACCGGCAAGCCGGTCGGTTCTGGGCAGATCACCATCTCCCCATCGCTGAAAGATATTCCGCTGTTCGTCCGCGCCGGTGCGGCTATCCCGACCCACCCAACGTCGGATTCGGGCGACCAACGAGCCTCGACCAGCGGCGCTTACGTGCTTCGATGCTACGGCCCCGGCCCGTGGCAAGCCGAAGTGTACGAAGACCAAGGCGACGGATACGGGTACGAAAAAGGCGACTTCGGAATCTTCGATGTGCACGTCTCGGCCGATGAGAAGCAAGCCACCGCCACGCACCGCGATGGCCTGCGGATGTCCTCAACCCGCACCTTCTCGGCGTTAATCGTCAATCCCGGCGGATAG
- a CDS encoding Bacterial alpha-L-rhamnosidase — protein MPLSMILGVQLAALLSAPEATIRDYGLKPYIRLSKDLPHREDRPWKLVCEMPYNCQFQPWIQAEGDAGQEIRFNSTNPLVLYLTPTETTKTLAGMQTYEAKNWISGEGAMYTIPAGVTVKAVKYRETGYDTDFAGSFSCNDDDYNVLWRRAARTAYLCMRDHFYDCPDRERVGFWGDGTPELDQCFYVFDRRSDALCRNLVLRKLEPTFYPGQHLEFLGEYGLWFYYLQTGDLDSIRAAYEPTKTFLMETYKFGNRNTWFDWGHEPKDTAVIETCFAYIDLGTLRKMALVTGHEGDLPMIDAKLAEIRSTFDERFWNGRCYQSSGVAIPDDRANAMAVNAGLASRDKWASIYDNVLSNTTRSSSFFDRWVFEALCKMGLPDRALVRMASRYRTMIDSSFSTLWEHYDRFWATHLNDFDEGSSLNHGWNPPAIVLGHDIIGVRPVEPGWKVFEVMPQEAFLTSIKTEVPSIRGPVKVSISKTKSRYTLDLISPPGTTAVVGIPRASFTRLDSIEVGGKEAWKGAFFGGALGDGDEGGYVRFRVPAGHWTFVGKGSLSLASPKPPRVKPEAAKALDKHGWTVSASVPDGSFLFSGAKIPIDVSAANAIDGDHWTGWRDMTGTQHPGQWFQIDMGRRQAFDRVVLDNTWALFDYPRRYEVRVSDDGRTWSEPVASGEGHLGITRIAFPLRRARWIRVTQTGSDAKRNWSIYEVDVTLAGNRKP, from the coding sequence ATGCCTTTGTCGATGATCCTCGGTGTGCAGTTGGCGGCCCTGCTTTCCGCGCCGGAGGCGACGATTCGGGACTACGGCCTGAAGCCGTACATCCGGCTCTCGAAGGATTTGCCCCACCGCGAGGACCGGCCTTGGAAGCTCGTCTGCGAGATGCCCTACAACTGCCAGTTTCAGCCTTGGATTCAGGCGGAGGGCGATGCGGGCCAAGAGATTCGGTTCAACTCGACCAACCCGCTGGTGCTGTACCTGACGCCAACCGAGACGACAAAGACCCTGGCGGGGATGCAGACCTACGAAGCGAAGAACTGGATCAGCGGCGAGGGCGCGATGTACACGATTCCCGCCGGGGTGACGGTGAAGGCGGTGAAGTACCGCGAGACGGGCTACGATACGGACTTTGCGGGGTCTTTTTCGTGCAACGACGACGACTATAACGTACTGTGGCGGCGGGCGGCGCGCACCGCGTACCTGTGCATGCGCGACCACTTTTACGACTGCCCGGACCGCGAGCGGGTGGGGTTTTGGGGCGATGGAACGCCGGAGCTCGACCAGTGCTTTTATGTGTTCGACCGCCGGTCGGACGCGCTTTGCCGAAACCTGGTACTCCGCAAGCTGGAGCCGACGTTCTACCCGGGCCAGCACCTGGAGTTTTTGGGCGAGTATGGCCTCTGGTTTTACTACCTTCAGACGGGCGATCTGGACTCGATCCGAGCCGCGTACGAGCCGACAAAGACTTTCCTGATGGAGACGTACAAGTTCGGCAACCGCAACACTTGGTTCGATTGGGGGCACGAGCCCAAGGACACCGCGGTCATCGAGACGTGCTTTGCCTATATCGACCTTGGCACGCTGCGCAAGATGGCGCTGGTGACCGGACACGAGGGCGATTTGCCGATGATCGACGCGAAGCTGGCCGAGATTCGTTCGACGTTCGACGAGCGGTTTTGGAACGGTCGATGCTACCAGTCATCGGGCGTTGCTATTCCCGACGACCGGGCCAATGCCATGGCGGTGAACGCCGGTCTGGCCAGCCGCGACAAATGGGCGTCGATCTACGACAACGTGCTGAGCAACACGACGCGGTCGAGCTCGTTTTTCGACCGGTGGGTGTTCGAGGCGCTGTGCAAAATGGGCCTGCCGGATCGGGCTTTGGTGCGTATGGCGAGCCGGTACCGAACGATGATCGATTCCAGTTTTAGCACGCTTTGGGAGCATTACGACCGGTTCTGGGCGACGCACCTGAACGACTTCGACGAGGGGTCGTCGCTGAACCACGGCTGGAATCCGCCCGCCATCGTGCTGGGGCACGACATCATCGGGGTGCGGCCGGTGGAGCCGGGCTGGAAGGTGTTTGAGGTGATGCCGCAGGAGGCCTTTTTGACGTCGATCAAGACCGAGGTGCCGAGCATTCGGGGGCCGGTCAAGGTGTCGATCTCAAAAACGAAGTCCCGCTACACCCTCGACCTGATCTCGCCGCCGGGCACAACGGCGGTCGTCGGCATTCCTCGGGCGAGCTTTACACGGTTGGACTCGATCGAGGTTGGCGGAAAGGAAGCTTGGAAGGGGGCGTTTTTTGGGGGCGCTTTGGGAGATGGTGACGAGGGCGGCTATGTGCGGTTCCGGGTGCCGGCCGGGCATTGGACGTTCGTGGGTAAGGGGTCACTGTCTTTGGCCTCGCCGAAGCCGCCGCGAGTTAAACCGGAGGCAGCGAAGGCTTTGGACAAGCATGGCTGGACGGTGTCGGCGTCGGTTCCCGACGGGTCGTTTTTGTTCAGCGGGGCAAAGATTCCGATCGACGTTTCGGCGGCTAATGCCATCGACGGCGACCACTGGACCGGGTGGCGCGACATGACCGGCACCCAGCATCCGGGGCAGTGGTTCCAGATCGACATGGGGCGTCGCCAGGCGTTTGATCGGGTCGTGCTCGACAACACGTGGGCGCTGTTCGACTACCCTCGGCGGTACGAGGTGCGGGTCTCGGACGATGGCCGGACGTGGAGCGAGCCGGTGGCGTCGGGCGAGGGGCATTTGGGGATTACGCGCATCGCGTTTCCGCTGCGGCGCGCGCGGTGGATCCGTGTGACGCAGACGGGTTCGGACGCGAAGCGGAACTGGTCGATTTATGAGGTTGATGTGACTTTAGCCGGGAATCGTAAACCGTGA
- a CDS encoding sulfatase-like hydrolase/transferase, whose product MLSVAVACCLLQAPRPNLVFIFSDDHARQAISAYGSKLMQTPAIDRLAKEGVRFDRHYTANPLCAPSRASLLTGKLSHINGHTDNRTKFDGNQETFPKLLQQAGYETAWIGKWHLESAPTGFSYWDILPGQGTYYNPDFINATGTNRETGYVTDIITTKAKNWLAKTAGKPFCLIVGQKAPHRPWQPNLDKLDLFANRKFPLPPDFYRDYSELNSGAGRATMRVNRDLRMDSDLLVDSPPGRLNAAQRATWQEKMKAQDADFHRRIESGESKDAVIYDRYIKDYLRCISSVDDSVRDITKTLGNLGLAKNTIVIYGSDQGFFLGEFGWYDKRWFYEPSSGTPLIVRWPGVKPGVVKSVTSNIDLAPTILDALGVQPPADMQGVSLCDLIRTKRASKPVPFYGHFYESDDADHHVPKCVSLIDGNVKLMFYYELNEWELFDIGKDKGEHRNLWNDPGSRDLRRRMVRLMLESQRKYREDHPLIERIAKIAEGL is encoded by the coding sequence ATGCTGTCCGTCGCCGTTGCTTGTTGCCTCCTGCAAGCCCCTCGTCCCAATCTGGTTTTCATCTTCAGCGACGACCACGCGCGCCAAGCGATTTCGGCTTACGGCTCGAAGTTGATGCAGACTCCGGCGATCGATCGGCTGGCGAAGGAAGGCGTTCGGTTTGACCGGCATTACACGGCCAACCCGCTTTGCGCGCCGAGCCGGGCGAGCCTGCTAACGGGAAAGCTGAGCCACATCAATGGCCACACCGACAACCGGACCAAGTTCGACGGGAACCAGGAGACGTTTCCGAAGCTGCTTCAGCAAGCCGGGTACGAGACGGCATGGATCGGCAAATGGCACCTGGAGTCGGCGCCGACCGGCTTCAGTTATTGGGACATTTTGCCGGGCCAAGGCACCTACTACAACCCCGATTTCATCAATGCGACGGGCACCAACCGGGAGACGGGCTACGTCACCGACATCATCACCACGAAGGCGAAGAATTGGCTGGCAAAAACGGCGGGAAAGCCGTTTTGCCTCATCGTGGGGCAAAAGGCTCCGCACCGCCCATGGCAACCCAATTTGGACAAGCTCGACCTGTTTGCCAACCGCAAATTCCCCTTGCCACCCGACTTTTACCGCGATTACTCGGAGCTGAACAGCGGCGCCGGGCGCGCGACGATGCGGGTGAATCGGGACCTGCGGATGGACAGCGACCTGCTGGTGGATAGCCCTCCGGGCCGCCTGAATGCCGCGCAGCGGGCCACGTGGCAGGAGAAAATGAAGGCGCAGGATGCCGACTTTCATCGTCGAATCGAGTCGGGCGAGTCGAAGGATGCGGTGATTTACGACCGGTACATCAAAGACTATCTGCGGTGCATCAGCTCGGTCGACGACAGTGTGCGCGACATCACCAAGACGTTGGGAAACCTCGGGCTGGCCAAGAACACGATCGTGATTTATGGCTCGGACCAAGGGTTCTTTTTGGGCGAATTTGGGTGGTACGACAAGCGCTGGTTCTACGAGCCGTCGTCGGGCACGCCGCTGATCGTCCGCTGGCCCGGCGTGAAGCCTGGGGTGGTGAAGTCGGTGACGAGCAACATCGACCTTGCGCCGACGATTTTGGACGCCTTGGGCGTTCAGCCGCCCGCCGACATGCAGGGTGTGAGCCTGTGCGACCTGATTCGGACGAAAAGGGCTTCGAAACCGGTGCCGTTTTACGGCCATTTTTATGAGAGCGACGACGCCGACCACCATGTGCCGAAGTGCGTTTCCCTCATCGACGGGAACGTCAAGCTGATGTTTTACTACGAGCTGAACGAATGGGAGCTTTTCGACATCGGCAAGGATAAGGGCGAGCATCGGAACCTGTGGAACGACCCTGGGTCGCGCGACCTGCGGCGGCGGATGGTCCGGCTGATGCTGGAGAGTCAGAGGAAGTATCGGGAGGACCATCCGCTGATCGAGCGCATTGCGAAGATCGCCGAGGGGCTGTAG
- a CDS encoding NACHT domain-containing protein, which produces MSRLSVSNLEAQRLAYREAFRSLYGDRFQSWFEECARCIHEPGDFLAVRQTRGDGGLDGLVVNSQLVYQVYAPIHPRDSATAKKITSDFTTALNTLGGQMRAWTFVHNHPEAKLGKLSVAAINRIKSKHPGIHLAVLDIESLWEAIKALPPSRIAKLLGKELRYEIGDELVRDRYLDFLLASHSHIDPRGISEFESDLRLPIDEIYVSLEVERHLPFNDRLTKPSDVGDSSRPVKSEVAETHSNPVNLGYILAECPRLVILGAPGSGKTTILRYLVNRFSQALKDGVGWIKDSSGDNYGQVRMPIYFRATEYAEGLRHIPNLSFRTFLPNAFGNVAATQDEMRILFEAALAKGSLIILIDGLDEIPNLGERLSVADHLEKFASGLEPGNRIIVTSRVAGYKESRIASGFAHFNMLPMTSDQIRRFLHSWCLAREKCASGIEAQGTREYRAEQESQELWRTIEASPGVRRLATNPLMLTILALIYRKIGRLPDRRLELYEMAVQTLLKDWRLAQAKREAVTIDEREALSLLGPLAFWMHQNEPSGLVEEVDAHAVLCRAYAEPRSLRPNHPDVVACADLFLRKVREHTGLFIEREPGRYGFMHLTFEEYFAAKHLAEDFDLAPKLILDRRSDPRWEEVIRLSIAGVPQRDSQRLMRQSIWCEVTYDGNSGYVPSDYEPYLYRDLVLAAKCLIDCPTPDPQLLASLATQLADVYCDQDQPHFNRYLEGMLEDLFGALGDGELGKAVADKLLELVRSGGPRSREALEGLTFIGPVSEEVSATLERVLLTENPWSVDRFVENLGKTQQTTERLLGLLTKVFWDGDLRLKIPAASALRRHCPLPEEVIDLLWTEFRNLDRSWNHRVDAAVVLFYIGHSDESSLDILQEWWGHSDGKMHEDIEVFSALGKRSEDEACTFLVERLSCTDPGIVAQYAQMIRSIMEPLRNEHPPEVRRLVDIDDQGNDSDARFLLKLVKNCPPLSDQLIANLSHPTGWIQGTSAEALGSLRIDTQESIDALVRASKIGDTRALEGVIRAFGRIGLDDAKAEAVLLQSLHHEYKHIRSAAAWALSRRTKLSEKGVSALCQSLKDKEMDVRNASAQALGRHAPGRLEIAHALANAVATGCEEAWVALSIITQRMNRHVS; this is translated from the coding sequence ATGTCCCGGCTATCCGTGAGCAATCTAGAGGCCCAAAGACTTGCGTACAGGGAAGCGTTTCGAAGTCTGTATGGGGATCGATTTCAATCTTGGTTTGAGGAATGCGCAAGATGCATTCATGAGCCAGGCGACTTTCTTGCCGTTCGGCAGACGAGAGGCGATGGTGGTCTTGACGGCCTAGTCGTGAATTCACAACTCGTCTATCAAGTTTACGCGCCCATTCACCCAAGAGATTCTGCGACCGCAAAAAAAATCACCTCAGACTTCACAACCGCACTAAATACGCTCGGTGGTCAGATGCGAGCCTGGACGTTTGTGCATAATCACCCGGAAGCCAAGCTTGGGAAGCTTAGCGTTGCAGCGATTAACCGGATCAAATCAAAGCATCCTGGAATCCATCTAGCTGTGCTCGACATTGAATCCCTTTGGGAAGCGATAAAGGCTTTACCTCCGTCCAGAATTGCCAAGTTACTCGGAAAAGAATTGCGCTATGAAATTGGTGATGAGCTAGTCCGCGATAGATATCTGGATTTCCTTCTAGCTAGCCACTCGCATATTGATCCCCGTGGGATTTCTGAATTCGAATCGGATCTCAGGTTGCCCATTGACGAAATTTACGTCTCGCTTGAAGTCGAACGTCATCTCCCGTTCAACGATCGATTGACCAAACCCAGTGATGTTGGCGATTCATCTCGACCAGTTAAATCCGAAGTCGCAGAAACTCACTCTAACCCCGTCAACTTAGGATATATCCTCGCGGAATGTCCAAGACTAGTCATACTCGGCGCCCCGGGTTCCGGAAAGACGACCATCTTGCGCTATCTGGTGAACAGATTTTCTCAAGCCCTTAAAGATGGAGTGGGGTGGATTAAGGACTCATCTGGGGACAACTACGGGCAAGTGCGAATGCCTATATATTTCAGAGCAACGGAATACGCCGAAGGACTTCGACACATCCCCAACTTAAGCTTCCGAACTTTCCTCCCAAACGCTTTCGGAAACGTTGCCGCAACTCAAGATGAGATGAGAATCTTATTTGAAGCAGCACTGGCAAAAGGCTCCCTCATTATCTTGATAGATGGTCTAGACGAAATTCCCAATCTGGGCGAGCGATTGTCCGTTGCGGATCACCTCGAAAAGTTTGCATCAGGACTAGAACCAGGCAATCGCATCATAGTGACCAGCCGTGTGGCAGGCTATAAAGAATCTCGAATAGCATCGGGATTCGCCCATTTTAATATGCTGCCCATGACCAGCGATCAGATCCGGCGGTTTCTTCATTCATGGTGTTTAGCTAGAGAAAAATGCGCCTCGGGCATTGAAGCGCAAGGAACTCGCGAATACAGGGCGGAACAGGAGTCCCAAGAGCTTTGGAGGACAATTGAAGCGAGTCCCGGGGTAAGGCGACTTGCAACTAACCCATTAATGCTTACGATTCTCGCCCTCATATATAGGAAAATTGGCCGACTTCCTGATAGGCGTTTGGAACTTTACGAAATGGCTGTTCAAACGTTATTGAAAGACTGGCGATTGGCCCAGGCCAAGCGCGAAGCTGTAACAATTGACGAACGAGAGGCCCTAAGTTTGCTCGGGCCGTTGGCATTTTGGATGCACCAAAACGAACCGAGCGGACTGGTTGAAGAAGTCGATGCTCACGCCGTGCTGTGCAGGGCATACGCTGAGCCAAGATCGCTGCGCCCTAACCATCCTGATGTCGTAGCCTGTGCTGATTTATTCTTACGCAAGGTGCGAGAGCATACTGGACTGTTCATTGAGCGAGAACCTGGCCGTTACGGCTTCATGCACTTAACCTTCGAAGAATACTTTGCCGCGAAGCATTTAGCTGAGGACTTTGATCTTGCGCCTAAATTGATCCTTGACCGTCGTAGTGATCCCAGGTGGGAAGAAGTCATCAGGCTGAGTATCGCTGGAGTACCTCAACGGGACTCCCAGCGCTTGATGAGACAGTCCATTTGGTGCGAGGTCACATACGATGGGAATTCAGGCTACGTGCCAAGCGACTATGAGCCCTACCTGTATAGAGATCTGGTTCTTGCTGCAAAGTGCCTTATTGACTGCCCGACACCGGACCCTCAATTATTGGCATCACTCGCTACTCAACTCGCTGATGTATATTGCGATCAAGACCAACCTCATTTCAATCGATACCTCGAAGGAATGCTGGAGGACTTGTTTGGCGCATTAGGCGATGGCGAGTTGGGCAAGGCTGTTGCTGATAAATTGCTAGAACTGGTCCGATCGGGCGGGCCTCGAAGCAGGGAGGCTCTTGAAGGATTAACCTTTATAGGGCCAGTTAGTGAAGAGGTTTCTGCAACTCTCGAACGCGTTTTGCTAACTGAGAATCCCTGGTCTGTTGATCGTTTTGTCGAGAATCTGGGAAAAACTCAACAGACCACGGAGCGTCTTTTAGGCCTACTAACCAAAGTCTTCTGGGATGGTGACCTCAGGTTAAAAATTCCTGCTGCCAGTGCGTTGAGGCGACATTGCCCGCTGCCCGAAGAGGTAATTGATTTGCTTTGGACGGAGTTTAGGAACCTGGACCGATCTTGGAATCATCGCGTAGACGCGGCTGTGGTGTTGTTCTATATTGGCCACTCTGATGAAAGCTCGCTAGATATTCTTCAGGAATGGTGGGGGCACTCGGACGGAAAGATGCATGAGGACATCGAGGTCTTCTCTGCACTTGGAAAACGCTCTGAGGACGAAGCATGCACTTTTCTTGTGGAGCGATTAAGTTGTACTGATCCTGGCATCGTGGCCCAGTATGCTCAAATGATTCGATCCATTATGGAACCGCTCAGGAATGAACACCCGCCGGAAGTAAGAAGGCTCGTCGACATTGATGACCAAGGAAATGATTCGGATGCACGTTTCTTATTGAAACTGGTTAAGAATTGCCCACCGCTTTCTGATCAACTTATAGCAAATCTTAGCCATCCGACTGGTTGGATTCAGGGAACTTCAGCAGAAGCTCTGGGTTCTTTGAGGATAGACACCCAAGAGTCGATCGATGCACTTGTCCGGGCCTCCAAGATAGGCGATACACGGGCCTTGGAAGGCGTAATAAGAGCGTTTGGACGAATCGGCCTAGACGATGCCAAAGCCGAGGCAGTATTGCTGCAGTCTCTTCATCACGAATATAAACATATAAGAAGTGCAGCGGCATGGGCACTTTCAAGGCGTACAAAACTCTCGGAAAAGGGAGTATCTGCCCTCTGTCAGTCATTAAAAGACAAAGAAATGGATGTGAGAAATGCAAGTGCTCAAGCTCTTGGGCGGCATGCACCTGGTAGGTTGGAAATTGCCCATGCACTTGCGAATGCTGTTGCCACGGGGTGCGAAGAAGCCTGGGTCGCATTGTCAATCATTACGCAGCGCATGAACCGCCATGTCAGTTGA
- a CDS encoding DUF1738 domain-containing protein gives MEHHYGRAALGREFFQLGTCHEFHPTTIPKEADALSGNLYEIVTLKIIEALDRGVVPWRRPWHKSSFMPLNLLTNKPYRGVNPWLLNSTAFADHRWLTFRQATELGANVRSGEKSTMVVFWKFPERKSETDEGEEKQYPVLRYYNVFNVEQIEGLKIADAVRPILSAKDRVKRADSIIESMPMPPFLEERGTEAWYNPGQDLVRIPPLALFDSVDGYYRTKFHEFVHATGHESRLNRSGVMGSIHFGSEGYSREELVAEFGSAFCCATAGLDNSKIDDSASYIGGWLRALKADPKALVVAAAQGQKAADYIRGVSYL, from the coding sequence ATTGAACACCACTATGGCAGGGCGGCATTAGGTCGCGAATTTTTCCAATTAGGAACCTGCCATGAATTCCATCCAACCACCATTCCGAAGGAGGCTGACGCGTTGAGCGGAAACCTCTACGAAATCGTCACTCTGAAGATCATCGAAGCATTGGATAGAGGAGTCGTGCCATGGCGAAGGCCTTGGCACAAATCTTCCTTCATGCCCCTAAATCTCCTGACCAACAAGCCGTATCGCGGGGTAAATCCCTGGCTACTGAACTCGACGGCATTCGCCGATCACCGCTGGCTCACTTTTCGGCAAGCCACCGAACTGGGGGCCAACGTCCGATCCGGTGAGAAGTCAACGATGGTCGTGTTTTGGAAGTTTCCTGAACGAAAATCCGAGACCGACGAAGGCGAAGAGAAGCAGTACCCGGTCCTCCGGTATTACAACGTCTTCAATGTCGAACAAATCGAGGGTCTCAAGATCGCGGATGCGGTACGTCCCATTCTATCTGCCAAGGACCGGGTTAAACGAGCAGACTCAATTATCGAGTCGATGCCTATGCCACCTTTCCTTGAAGAGCGTGGGACTGAAGCTTGGTATAACCCCGGACAAGACCTCGTGCGGATTCCTCCGTTGGCCCTGTTCGATTCGGTCGATGGCTACTACCGCACCAAGTTCCATGAGTTCGTACACGCCACGGGACATGAGTCCCGGCTAAATCGCTCCGGGGTCATGGGTTCGATTCACTTCGGATCGGAAGGATATAGCCGTGAGGAGCTTGTCGCTGAATTCGGATCAGCGTTCTGCTGTGCCACGGCTGGTCTCGACAATTCGAAGATCGACGACTCAGCTTCATACATCGGCGGCTGGCTCCGTGCTCTCAAAGCTGATCCGAAGGCTCTCGTTGTGGCGGCAGCTCAGGGACAGAAAGCAGCGGACTACATCCGTGGTGTTTCCTATCTCTAA